The following proteins are encoded in a genomic region of Dokdonia donghaensis DSW-1:
- a CDS encoding nuclear transport factor 2 family protein: MKTQEIANNLVKWCNNGEYDRCYKELYSPNIVSLEPSWAEHSRSEGMEAVGKKGEWWENTFDVHSTTVSEPTVAENWFSVRFDMDTTHKPSGQRSKSSEIAVYQVKDGKIVQEQFFYDMPGQ, from the coding sequence ATGAAAACACAAGAAATCGCAAATAACTTAGTAAAGTGGTGCAATAATGGCGAGTATGATAGATGTTATAAAGAGCTTTATAGCCCAAATATTGTGAGTTTAGAACCATCGTGGGCAGAACACTCAAGATCTGAAGGTATGGAAGCCGTAGGAAAAAAAGGAGAATGGTGGGAAAACACTTTTGATGTACATAGCACTACTGTAAGTGAGCCTACAGTGGCAGAAAACTGGTTTTCTGTTAGATTTGATATGGATACTACTCATAAGCCTAGCGGGCAACGCAGTAAATCTTCAGAAATAGCAGTATATCAAGTAAAGGATGGAAAAATTGTTCAAGAGCAATTCTTTTATGATATGCCTGGACAATAG
- a CDS encoding nuclear transport factor 2 family protein: MKFIATLFVLISITTTTLAQDNDSIETSITTALDAWHQAASNADFDAYFGLMTDTAIFVGTDATEIWDVKAFKNYSKPHFDKGRAWSFKAIDRNVYVEGLNPSIAWFDEHLETQMGICRGSGVLKKVNGNWQVHHYVLSIAVPNENVSELTKIKSEWDSLYIKKMRKKD; encoded by the coding sequence ATGAAATTTATAGCTACCCTTTTTGTCCTTATAAGCATTACTACAACTACACTTGCACAAGATAATGACTCTATTGAGACATCTATCACAACAGCCTTAGATGCGTGGCATCAAGCAGCATCTAACGCAGATTTTGATGCTTATTTTGGTTTGATGACAGATACTGCCATTTTTGTAGGAACAGATGCAACAGAAATTTGGGATGTGAAGGCTTTTAAAAATTATTCAAAACCTCATTTTGACAAAGGTCGTGCTTGGTCATTTAAAGCCATAGATAGAAATGTGTACGTAGAGGGATTAAACCCAAGTATTGCTTGGTTTGATGAACATTTAGAAACACAAATGGGGATTTGTAGAGGCTCTGGGGTTCTAAAAAAAGTAAACGGCAACTGGCAGGTTCACCACTATGTACTATCTATTGCAGTACCTAACGAAAATGTGTCTGAACTTACTAAAATCAAAAGTGAATGGGACAGTCTTTACATAAAGAAGATGCGCAAAAAAGACTAA
- the azu gene encoding azurin encodes MKFKGIIAALALAGLMISCGGEEKKAEKETVKIGSKKTTKKDDGKSVNLALAGNDQMKYDKSELKVKAGQEVTLTLRHTGKIDKKIMGHNFVLLKPGTSIPEFSAAAAATGEAGDWIANEDQIIAHTKMIGGGQSTTVTFTAPEAGTYDFICSFPGHSGLMKGKFIVE; translated from the coding sequence ATGAAATTTAAAGGAATTATAGCTGCTCTTGCACTTGCAGGACTTATGATAAGCTGCGGCGGCGAAGAGAAAAAAGCCGAAAAAGAAACCGTAAAGATAGGCTCAAAAAAGACAACCAAAAAAGATGATGGAAAATCTGTAAATCTTGCACTTGCAGGAAATGACCAGATGAAATATGACAAGAGCGAACTTAAAGTTAAAGCTGGTCAAGAAGTGACTCTTACACTACGTCATACAGGAAAAATTGACAAAAAAATAATGGGTCACAACTTTGTACTACTTAAGCCAGGAACGTCTATTCCAGAATTTTCGGCAGCAGCGGCAGCAACTGGAGAAGCTGGTGACTGGATTGCAAATGAAGATCAAATCATTGCTCATACTAAGATGATAGGTGGTGGGCAGTCTACTACTGTAACCTTTACCGCACCAGAGGCTGGAACATATGATTTTATATGTAGCTTTCCAGGTCACTCAGGACTTATGAAAGGAAAATTTATTGTAGAGTAA
- a CDS encoding T9SS type A sorting domain-containing protein, giving the protein MKKLLLLGFCLVTGVSVAQIGTSAPWMEIFNNPNRTTEPTFQEIVNAFELYWQDKDETVKGSGYKPFKRWESFHQNYLNDDGTVMTQKQLWDVWQELNSSSRAAQTDESDWVNIGPLTHTNTGSWSAGQGRVNAIAVDPTNPAVIYIGAPAGGIWKSTDTGATWTPLTDQLPQIGVSGIAIDPTDSNIIYIATGDDDAGDSTSIGVMKSTDGGVTWNTTGLNESNSPLTMNEIYFDPADNKTLWLATSDGVYKTTDSGLTWENKITGDFDDLKVKPGSSDVLYAATSNRVYRSLDAGETWTNISAGVITGAARLVLDVTPANPEVLYVFRSDSSFGSGSIFKSTNSADSFIETFTGDQDIFQSTQAWFDMAFAVSDTNEDEIYTGILNVWKSTNGGANFTQLNDWSSPNQAAYTHADIHNLRFINGTLYCGSDGGIYTSTDGGASFTSITDGLAIGQFYRIDVAATDASLISGGLQDNGGYARLNEQWQNYYGADGMENVFDPNDPNRVYGFIQGGGGPYFSNNGGASLAGAFNAPENGNWITPLAFAKDSRLYAGYTSLYELDFCSNTWVQRSSSFGTRIDHLETDPNNAEIMYVAVDNQLYKSSDSGENFDFVTNFSNNISSLEVKYGDSSTIYIVTAGTSGRVYQGTITGVDIVATEITGSLPEVPKLVIKHQNLHSQNPLYLGTALGVWRYDDVTNDWETFDNGLPNTAVRDLDINESNGILTAATYGRGIWQTNIDSEPIALDIATTSLAPIGNQALSCEEIPTELTFINSGTDVVTTATINYQAGGISNSIDWSGSLASQESTTIELPVLGLSTGTYELVAEVILNGDQVVDNNDSRTILAVNAVGEGDLINDFETDEDALLVLTENSNASNCDSSNTTWQRGIPSGPALNQAASGQNVYATNLGGDHGDNIKEFLTTKCYDISALEVPQISFQMAFELENDWDIMYMEYTTDNGVTWNILGTANDPNWYNSDTLPGNNCFNCPGAQWTGDNDTSLNEYSYDLTAFASETSMIFRFVFHSDQNTVREGVLLDDLQIGLEPLAIDEVSISGLSIHPNPSNGVFNINWSQGTPLTIEVYDILGKVVVKPITTTAGETNYPLDMSSFATGLYLLKLNTGTKQITKKLIRN; this is encoded by the coding sequence ATGAAAAAACTACTACTACTAGGCTTCTGCCTAGTCACGGGAGTATCTGTTGCTCAAATAGGTACATCTGCCCCGTGGATGGAAATTTTTAACAATCCTAACCGAACCACAGAACCCACTTTTCAAGAAATTGTAAATGCTTTTGAACTGTATTGGCAAGACAAAGATGAGACCGTAAAAGGAAGCGGTTACAAACCATTTAAAAGATGGGAATCCTTTCACCAAAATTATCTTAATGATGATGGTACCGTAATGACTCAAAAGCAACTTTGGGACGTATGGCAAGAACTAAATAGCTCTTCACGTGCGGCACAAACAGATGAGAGCGACTGGGTAAACATAGGCCCTCTTACTCATACTAATACAGGCTCTTGGTCTGCAGGTCAAGGTCGTGTAAATGCGATAGCTGTAGACCCAACAAACCCTGCTGTTATTTATATAGGTGCTCCAGCTGGAGGTATCTGGAAGTCTACAGACACAGGTGCCACGTGGACACCTCTTACAGATCAATTACCACAAATAGGAGTGTCTGGTATCGCTATTGATCCTACCGATAGTAATATCATATACATTGCCACTGGTGATGATGATGCTGGTGACTCTACAAGTATAGGCGTGATGAAATCTACAGATGGTGGTGTTACTTGGAACACCACAGGTCTTAATGAAAGTAATTCACCTTTAACAATGAATGAGATTTACTTTGACCCTGCAGACAATAAAACACTATGGCTTGCAACTAGCGATGGTGTTTATAAAACGACAGATAGTGGTCTAACTTGGGAAAACAAAATCACAGGCGACTTTGATGACTTAAAAGTAAAACCAGGAAGCTCTGATGTGCTGTATGCAGCTACTTCAAATAGAGTTTATAGATCTCTAGATGCTGGAGAAACTTGGACAAACATATCTGCTGGAGTCATTACTGGTGCAGCAAGACTCGTACTAGATGTAACCCCAGCAAATCCAGAAGTACTCTATGTATTTAGATCTGATTCAAGTTTTGGTTCTGGATCAATATTTAAATCTACAAATAGTGCAGATAGCTTTATAGAAACTTTTACTGGAGATCAAGATATTTTCCAGAGTACGCAAGCCTGGTTTGATATGGCGTTTGCCGTTTCAGACACAAATGAAGACGAAATTTACACAGGAATACTAAATGTATGGAAATCTACTAATGGTGGCGCAAACTTCACACAACTTAACGACTGGAGTTCCCCAAATCAAGCAGCATATACCCACGCAGATATTCATAACCTACGATTTATAAACGGAACTCTTTATTGCGGTAGTGATGGTGGTATTTACACATCTACAGATGGTGGCGCTAGTTTCACAAGCATTACAGATGGTCTAGCGATAGGACAATTTTATAGAATAGATGTAGCCGCTACAGATGCTTCTCTTATTTCTGGAGGATTACAAGATAACGGTGGCTATGCTCGCCTTAACGAGCAATGGCAAAACTATTATGGAGCAGATGGAATGGAGAATGTATTTGATCCAAATGACCCAAACAGAGTTTACGGATTTATACAAGGTGGCGGTGGCCCTTATTTTTCAAATAATGGAGGAGCATCACTCGCAGGAGCTTTTAACGCTCCAGAAAATGGTAACTGGATAACACCTCTAGCCTTTGCAAAAGATAGTAGACTATATGCGGGATATACTAGTCTTTATGAATTAGATTTTTGTTCTAATACTTGGGTACAACGTTCATCATCATTTGGGACTCGTATTGACCATCTTGAAACAGACCCAAATAATGCAGAGATAATGTATGTCGCAGTTGATAATCAACTATACAAAAGTTCTGACAGTGGCGAGAATTTTGATTTCGTGACTAATTTTTCAAATAATATATCTTCACTTGAAGTGAAATATGGAGACAGCTCGACTATATATATAGTAACTGCTGGAACTTCAGGTAGAGTATATCAAGGCACAATTACAGGAGTAGATATTGTTGCAACTGAAATTACGGGGTCATTACCAGAAGTGCCAAAACTTGTAATTAAACACCAAAATTTGCACTCTCAAAATCCACTTTACTTAGGTACAGCGCTAGGAGTATGGAGGTATGATGATGTTACAAACGACTGGGAGACCTTTGATAATGGATTACCTAATACTGCTGTACGTGACTTAGATATTAATGAGTCTAATGGTATTCTTACGGCAGCTACCTACGGTCGTGGTATCTGGCAAACTAATATAGATTCAGAGCCCATAGCCCTAGATATCGCTACTACTTCATTAGCACCTATAGGTAATCAAGCCCTCTCTTGTGAAGAAATCCCTACAGAACTTACTTTTATAAATAGTGGTACAGATGTAGTTACAACTGCTACCATAAATTATCAAGCTGGTGGTATTTCAAATTCAATAGATTGGTCGGGATCACTTGCATCACAAGAGTCTACTACAATTGAGTTGCCAGTGCTAGGACTCTCTACAGGGACATATGAGCTTGTGGCAGAAGTTATATTAAATGGTGATCAAGTAGTAGATAATAATGACTCAAGAACCATTCTAGCCGTAAACGCAGTAGGAGAAGGAGATCTTATTAATGACTTTGAAACAGATGAAGATGCACTTCTTGTACTTACTGAAAATAGTAATGCAAGTAATTGTGACTCTAGTAACACAACCTGGCAAAGAGGGATCCCTTCGGGCCCAGCTCTTAATCAAGCAGCATCTGGTCAGAATGTATATGCGACTAACTTAGGTGGTGATCACGGTGATAATATCAAAGAATTTTTAACTACTAAATGTTATGACATATCTGCACTAGAAGTACCTCAAATTTCATTTCAGATGGCTTTTGAGCTAGAAAATGATTGGGATATTATGTATATGGAGTATACTACAGATAATGGCGTTACTTGGAATATATTAGGAACAGCAAATGACCCTAACTGGTATAACAGTGATACCTTACCAGGTAACAACTGCTTTAACTGCCCAGGAGCACAGTGGACGGGTGACAACGACACATCGCTTAACGAGTATAGCTATGACCTTACTGCCTTTGCTTCAGAAACAAGTATGATTTTTAGATTTGTTTTCCACTCAGATCAGAACACGGTGAGAGAAGGTGTATTATTAGACGATTTACAAATAGGTCTTGAGCCACTTGCTATAGATGAGGTTTCTATTTCAGGTCTTAGCATTCACCCAAACCCCTCAAATGGCGTCTTTAACATCAACTGGTCACAAGGAACTCCGCTTACTATAGAAGTTTATGACATCTTAGGTAAGGTAGTTGTAAAACCTATTACAACCACTGCGGGAGAGACAAACTATCCCTTAGATATGAGTTCATTTGCTACCGGCTTATATTTACTTAAACTCAATACAGGTACAAAGCAAATAACCAAAAAGCTGATACGTAACTAA
- a CDS encoding NAD-dependent epimerase/dehydratase family protein yields the protein MKSRILIIGACGQIGTELTLTLRNRFGADKVVASDIREGNEDIMGEGHFELLDATDLAAVEDVIFRYKVDTVYLMAAMLSAIAERFPAKAWHLNMTSLFNVLNLAKDKKIKKVFWPSSIAVFGETTPAQDTPQLTVMEPSTVYGISKQTGERWCEYYHNKYDVDVRSIRYPGLISYTTEPGGGTTDYAVDIYHRALKHGQYRSFLNKGTILPMMYMDDAIRATIGIMDAPKKNIKVRSSYNLAGVSYAPEDVAASIQKVIPNFEISYEPDFRQAIADSWPESIDDSIARKDWGWEHKFDLDAITKIMLDNLEERYK from the coding sequence ATGAAATCTAGAATACTCATTATAGGAGCTTGCGGCCAGATAGGGACTGAGCTTACACTTACATTAAGAAACAGATTTGGTGCAGATAAGGTAGTTGCCAGCGATATACGCGAGGGTAATGAAGACATAATGGGTGAGGGGCATTTTGAACTACTAGATGCTACAGACCTTGCAGCAGTAGAAGATGTTATTTTTAGATATAAAGTAGATACAGTCTATTTAATGGCAGCAATGCTTAGCGCTATTGCAGAGCGTTTTCCTGCAAAGGCGTGGCATCTTAATATGACTTCTCTCTTTAACGTGCTTAACCTAGCAAAAGACAAAAAAATAAAAAAAGTGTTCTGGCCGTCTAGTATAGCTGTTTTTGGAGAAACTACACCTGCACAAGATACACCACAACTTACCGTTATGGAGCCATCTACCGTATACGGGATTTCAAAACAAACAGGAGAGCGCTGGTGTGAGTATTATCATAATAAATATGACGTAGATGTACGTAGTATACGTTACCCAGGCCTTATAAGTTATACAACAGAGCCAGGAGGTGGTACGACAGACTATGCTGTAGACATCTATCATAGAGCTTTAAAACACGGTCAGTACCGTAGCTTCCTCAATAAAGGAACAATATTACCTATGATGTATATGGATGATGCCATAAGGGCAACCATAGGTATTATGGATGCGCCAAAAAAGAATATAAAAGTACGCTCATCATATAATCTAGCCGGAGTAAGTTATGCTCCAGAAGATGTTGCAGCAAGTATACAAAAGGTAATACCTAACTTTGAGATAAGCTATGAGCCAGACTTTAGACAGGCCATTGCAGACTCTTGGCCGGAGTCTATAGATGACAGTATTGCGCGCAAAGACTGGGGCTGGGAGCATAAATTTGACCTAGATGCCATCACAAAAATAATGCTCGATAATCTAGAAGAACGATATAAATAA
- a CDS encoding DUF2256 domain-containing protein, producing MKKRDLPTKDCPVCKRPFAWRKKWEKNWAEVIYCSERCRRNKNSA from the coding sequence GTGAAAAAGAGAGACCTCCCCACAAAAGATTGTCCCGTTTGTAAACGTCCATTTGCCTGGCGTAAAAAGTGGGAGAAAAACTGGGCAGAGGTCATTTACTGCAGCGAGCGCTGCCGAAGAAATAAAAACAGTGCATAG
- a CDS encoding peptidogalycan biosysnthesis protein encodes MSNYTCTSYSSINDIDDRVFITLDSQDTFYFSKPFLRAFEKANPLITYTYLLFSLNDKPVALAITQAIDISLGMASEKVPLTQQLARSIQCYLSGKKTHTLVCGNIFLSGAYGLYVKTGIDKRSVYDTLSRKLKKLSTPKKPSLFFLKDFNATEDASASIAEKEDFQSFTVEPNMRLRLRWKDFDSYKNALKSKYRVKVNRADTLSKNLTVQSLSASEIRSNKDSLQLLYNNVTSKAVFNTLTITIETYALLKDAFKDRIIFKTYSRDGMLVGFSTAFIVDDVLDAHFIGLNYEFNKTDAVYQRMLNDYIRQGLSLGVKEINLGRTASEIKSTLGATPEQLRCYIKHRRTVANMLFKPFVRQIKMTEYKQHTPFKN; translated from the coding sequence GTGTCTAATTATACGTGCACATCATATTCAAGTATAAATGATATAGATGATCGTGTATTTATAACACTAGACAGTCAGGACACTTTCTATTTTTCAAAACCATTCTTACGAGCGTTTGAAAAGGCAAACCCGCTTATTACATACACCTACCTTCTATTTTCTCTCAATGACAAACCCGTAGCTCTTGCCATAACCCAGGCAATAGATATCTCATTAGGTATGGCTTCAGAGAAAGTGCCACTCACCCAGCAACTAGCACGCAGTATACAATGCTACCTAAGCGGAAAGAAAACACATACACTAGTGTGTGGAAATATCTTTCTGAGCGGTGCATATGGTCTTTATGTAAAAACCGGTATAGATAAAAGAAGTGTGTATGATACGCTTTCGCGAAAGCTAAAAAAGCTCTCTACACCAAAAAAACCAAGCCTCTTTTTCCTAAAGGACTTTAATGCTACCGAAGATGCATCTGCTAGCATCGCAGAAAAAGAAGACTTTCAATCTTTTACGGTAGAACCAAATATGAGGCTACGTTTAAGGTGGAAAGACTTTGACAGTTATAAAAATGCCTTAAAATCTAAGTATAGAGTAAAGGTTAATAGAGCAGATACATTGAGTAAAAACCTAACTGTACAATCGCTATCTGCATCAGAAATAAGAAGCAATAAAGACAGTTTACAGCTGCTATATAATAATGTAACTAGCAAAGCTGTTTTTAACACCCTAACTATTACAATAGAGACCTATGCATTGCTAAAAGATGCTTTTAAAGACCGTATCATTTTTAAAACCTATAGTAGAGATGGGATGCTTGTGGGATTTTCGACCGCTTTTATTGTAGATGATGTGCTTGATGCACATTTTATAGGACTCAACTACGAGTTTAATAAAACAGATGCCGTCTACCAAAGAATGCTTAACGATTATATAAGACAAGGCCTCTCATTAGGGGTGAAAGAAATCAACTTAGGCAGAACAGCATCTGAAATTAAAAGTACTCTAGGTGCAACGCCAGAACAGCTTAGATGTTATATAAAACACCGCCGTACAGTTGCAAATATGTTATTTAAACCTTTTGTGCGTCAGATTAAAATGACAGAATACAAACAACATACTCCATTTAAAAACTAG
- the arfB gene encoding alternative ribosome rescue aminoacyl-tRNA hydrolase ArfB, translating into MHREQLLQELSFKASKSSGPGGQHANKTSSRIELSWSLPETLAFTEEEIVRLTDKLAHRLTKEGVLQLASQASRSQHKNKEDVIKRFFSLLEVAIQVPKVRKKKRPSKLAKLKRLKAKKEQSEKKANRKRPEF; encoded by the coding sequence GTGCATAGAGAACAGCTCTTACAAGAATTATCATTTAAGGCTTCAAAAAGCAGTGGCCCGGGTGGACAGCACGCAAATAAAACAAGTTCTAGAATAGAGTTGAGCTGGTCGTTACCAGAAACCCTTGCATTTACAGAAGAAGAAATAGTACGCCTTACTGATAAGCTCGCTCACAGACTCACTAAGGAAGGGGTGCTGCAGCTTGCTTCACAAGCATCACGTAGCCAGCATAAAAATAAAGAGGATGTCATAAAGCGCTTTTTCTCTTTGCTAGAGGTTGCCATACAAGTACCTAAAGTGAGAAAGAAAAAGCGGCCTTCTAAACTTGCCAAGCTAAAACGCCTTAAAGCCAAAAAGGAACAGTCAGAAAAAAAGGCAAATCGCAAGCGACCAGAGTTTTAG
- a CDS encoding arsenate reductase family protein — translation MKKIIHLATCNTCQRIISEINPSSDVVLQDIKTDPLTEEQVVAMKEMSGSYESLFSKRAQLYRKRSLNEQSLSEEDFKNLILEHYTFLKRPVMIVDNQIFVGNSKKVVAAAVEVFSKV, via the coding sequence TTGAAAAAAATCATACACTTAGCTACTTGCAACACTTGCCAGCGTATTATTTCTGAAATAAACCCGTCTAGTGACGTTGTATTACAAGACATTAAAACCGACCCTCTTACAGAAGAGCAAGTTGTGGCTATGAAAGAAATGAGCGGTAGTTATGAGTCGCTTTTTAGTAAACGAGCACAACTCTACCGTAAACGTAGTCTTAACGAGCAATCTCTCTCTGAAGAAGATTTTAAAAATCTTATACTTGAACATTATACTTTTTTAAAGCGCCCGGTTATGATTGTAGATAATCAAATTTTTGTAGGTAATAGCAAGAAGGTGGTTGCTGCTGCTGTTGAGGTATTTTCAAAAGTATAA
- a CDS encoding YheT family hydrolase yields MPIVSSNFRASGLFKDAHFSTIYSAKIRRVKGVKQSRERFELPDGDFIDIDWTNARVSRKNQKVAVLFHGLEGDAQRPYMLGTAKLLSTNGYDVAAVNLRGCSGVQNRLYRSYHSGETGDIAFIVETLVKRKYEKIGLYGVSLGGNAVLKYLGEHTNIPTEVKVASCIGVPADLRMSLEQLSKKENVIYRTSFLVHLRAKYRKKMSRFPEKMSRQSYKKINSLQSFDDIYTAPAHGFEDALDYYAKASSAQFIKNIKVPTLILNAKNDSFLHGDCYPIEQAKQSDILHLEMPDHGGHVGFYMKGEYYYNELRTFDFFKNYIE; encoded by the coding sequence ATGCCCATAGTTTCATCAAATTTTCGCGCAAGCGGACTATTTAAAGATGCTCATTTTTCTACCATTTACTCTGCAAAAATTAGGCGCGTAAAAGGGGTTAAACAGTCTAGAGAGCGTTTTGAACTTCCCGATGGTGACTTCATAGATATAGACTGGACAAATGCTCGAGTTTCAAGAAAAAATCAAAAGGTGGCTGTTCTCTTTCACGGCTTAGAAGGTGATGCACAGCGTCCTTATATGCTAGGCACAGCAAAGTTATTAAGCACAAATGGCTATGATGTTGCCGCTGTAAATTTACGGGGCTGTAGCGGCGTGCAAAATAGACTCTACCGGTCTTACCACAGTGGAGAAACGGGTGACATTGCATTTATTGTAGAAACACTTGTTAAGCGTAAATATGAAAAAATAGGGCTCTACGGTGTGAGCTTAGGAGGTAATGCTGTTTTAAAATACCTAGGAGAGCATACTAATATCCCTACAGAAGTTAAAGTAGCCTCCTGCATAGGTGTACCCGCAGATTTACGTATGTCTCTTGAGCAATTATCAAAAAAAGAAAATGTCATTTATCGCACTTCCTTTTTAGTACACTTACGTGCAAAGTATAGAAAAAAAATGTCTCGCTTTCCTGAGAAAATGAGTAGGCAGTCATATAAGAAGATTAATAGTTTACAATCTTTTGACGATATATACACCGCGCCCGCTCACGGGTTTGAAGATGCACTAGATTATTATGCAAAAGCAAGTAGCGCTCAGTTTATAAAAAATATTAAAGTCCCTACTCTTATCCTTAATGCAAAAAATGATAGTTTTTTACACGGTGACTGCTACCCTATAGAACAAGCAAAACAGTCTGACATCTTACATTTAGAAATGCCAGATCACGGAGGGCACGTGGGCTTTTATATGAAAGGAGAGTATTACTACAATGAGTTACGCACCTTTGACTTTTTTAAAAATTATATTGAGTAA
- a CDS encoding acyl-CoA thioesterase, giving the protein MYTKEFDIRWSDIDANRHLANSAYVNFMSHTRMGFMIENGLSQKEMVQHNIGPVIFHEQIFFFKEAFQGRPITVTFELGGASEDGMFFKFVHNFYDYKGRNLARGSMQGAWIDLTTRKTTGLPEALMPMLENAPKTSDYKVLTKEDMRSHGQAPRDRE; this is encoded by the coding sequence ATGTACACAAAAGAATTTGATATACGATGGAGTGATATAGATGCAAATCGCCACCTAGCAAACTCTGCTTACGTAAACTTTATGTCTCATACTCGTATGGGCTTTATGATAGAGAATGGTTTAAGCCAGAAGGAGATGGTGCAACATAATATAGGGCCAGTGATTTTTCACGAGCAAATATTCTTTTTTAAAGAAGCTTTTCAAGGTAGACCTATCACTGTGACCTTTGAGTTAGGAGGAGCTAGTGAGGATGGTATGTTCTTTAAGTTTGTACATAACTTTTATGATTATAAAGGAAGAAACCTTGCTCGCGGAAGTATGCAAGGAGCTTGGATAGATCTTACCACACGTAAAACTACTGGCCTTCCAGAAGCATTAATGCCTATGCTCGAAAATGCCCCAAAAACATCAGACTATAAAGTCTTAACAAAAGAAGATATGAGATCTCACGGGCAGGCGCCTAGAGATAGAGAGTAA
- a CDS encoding DMT family transporter gives MSKRHLAFLAAFGASFIYGVNHTLAKDLMPTYIEAYGFIMLRVLGAAILFWITSLFLPSEKIDRKDWWRIILCALFGMTINMLMFFKGLQLSTPINSSVVITLSPVILLILSALFLKEKITWLKGSGIAIGLVGALILILFGAKTQANAPNIPLGNTLFIINAIAYSVYLILVKPLTAKYASVTLMKWFFLIAVFTNAPIALPQFLEVQWFTLPPSVIGVMLFVVIGTTYLTYLFNVFALRQLKPSTIGAFIYIQPLIATLVAIILGADTLTTIRVVAATLIFLGVYLSTKRKKASV, from the coding sequence ATGAGTAAGCGTCATCTCGCATTTCTTGCTGCCTTTGGCGCTAGTTTTATATATGGTGTAAACCATACGCTGGCAAAAGATCTTATGCCCACATACATTGAAGCATATGGGTTTATTATGCTTAGAGTGTTAGGCGCAGCGATACTATTCTGGATTACAAGCTTGTTTTTACCCTCAGAAAAGATTGACCGTAAAGACTGGTGGCGCATTATACTTTGTGCTCTTTTTGGGATGACTATTAATATGCTTATGTTTTTTAAGGGTTTACAGCTATCTACTCCTATAAACAGTAGTGTGGTCATCACCCTATCTCCAGTTATCCTTCTTATTCTATCGGCTTTATTTTTAAAAGAAAAAATCACTTGGCTCAAAGGGTCTGGTATTGCTATAGGCCTAGTAGGAGCACTTATTCTTATATTATTTGGAGCAAAAACTCAAGCTAATGCGCCCAATATACCTCTAGGTAACACGCTATTTATAATAAATGCCATTGCCTACTCCGTCTATCTGATTTTAGTAAAACCACTCACGGCCAAATATGCCTCGGTCACACTTATGAAATGGTTTTTCTTAATCGCAGTATTTACAAACGCACCCATTGCCTTACCTCAATTTCTCGAAGTACAGTGGTTTACTTTGCCACCTTCTGTTATAGGTGTAATGCTGTTTGTAGTAATAGGCACCACATACTTAACGTACCTATTTAATGTATTTGCCCTGCGACAGCTCAAACCTTCTACGATAGGAGCCTTTATCTATATACAACCACTCATAGCAACGCTTGTAGCTATTATACTAGGAGCAGACACCCTCACTACTATAAGAGTAGTAGCAGCTACGCTTATTTTCTTAGGTGTATATTTAAGTACAAAACGAAAAAAAGCAAGTGTCTAA